One stretch of Desulfobacteraceae bacterium DNA includes these proteins:
- the hybB gene encoding Ni/Fe-hydrogenase cytochrome b subunit, with the protein MTHHPYPLKTRFWTPGVVVLAVLMAAGALAMAARFIGGIGYVSNLSTARPWGLWIGVDVASGVALAAGGFTTAFLAHIVGRHYYEPVVRPALLTAVLGYTFVVIGLLVDIGRSWAIWKPMVFWNFNSVLFEVAMCVMFYLNVLYIEFLPVVAEQYKGRVNLPGPLAALNGLVESVLSLADRVLDKIMWVFIIAGVVLSCMHQSSLGSLMLVAPTKVHPLWYTPILPLLFLTSAIAVGYPMVVFETTLATSSLKRDGEMRVLAPLTRITIYLLGLYMALKIGDMVVRGTYVHLLEGTAQTNAFLVEMVLGVIVPWLMLLSERVRRSRRALFAACAMIVGGVLLNRVNVFVVAYTPPVSEASYFPAVGEILITVGLIATLMFIYRFLVTHLPVLSAPAREVSA; encoded by the coding sequence ATGACCCACCACCCCTACCCGCTCAAGACCCGCTTCTGGACCCCGGGGGTCGTGGTGCTGGCCGTGTTGATGGCCGCCGGCGCCCTGGCCATGGCGGCCCGCTTCATCGGCGGCATCGGCTATGTGTCCAACCTGTCCACGGCCCGGCCCTGGGGGCTGTGGATCGGGGTGGACGTGGCCTCGGGGGTCGCGCTGGCCGCCGGCGGCTTCACCACCGCCTTTCTGGCCCACATCGTCGGCCGGCACTACTACGAGCCGGTGGTGCGCCCGGCCCTGCTCACCGCCGTGCTCGGCTACACCTTTGTGGTGATCGGCCTGCTGGTGGACATCGGGCGTTCCTGGGCCATCTGGAAACCGATGGTCTTCTGGAACTTCAACTCGGTACTCTTCGAAGTGGCCATGTGCGTGATGTTCTACCTCAACGTGCTCTACATCGAATTTTTGCCGGTCGTGGCCGAGCAGTACAAGGGCCGGGTGAACCTCCCCGGCCCCCTGGCGGCCCTGAACGGGCTGGTGGAATCCGTCCTGAGCCTGGCCGACCGCGTGCTGGACAAAATCATGTGGGTTTTCATCATCGCCGGGGTGGTGCTCTCGTGCATGCACCAGTCGAGCCTGGGCTCGTTGATGCTGGTGGCGCCCACCAAGGTCCACCCCCTGTGGTACACCCCGATCCTGCCGCTGCTCTTTCTCACCTCGGCCATCGCGGTGGGGTACCCGATGGTGGTCTTCGAAACCACGCTGGCCACCAGTTCCTTGAAACGCGACGGCGAGATGCGGGTTCTCGCCCCGCTGACCCGCATCACGATCTACCTGCTGGGGCTTTACATGGCGCTCAAGATCGGGGACATGGTGGTGCGCGGCACCTACGTGCACCTGCTGGAGGGTACGGCCCAGACCAACGCCTTCCTCGTGGAGATGGTCCTGGGGGTGATCGTGCCCTGGCTGATGCTGCTATCCGAGCGGGTGCGCCGCAGCCGCCGGGCCCTTTTCGCCGCCTGCGCCATGATCGTGGGCGGGGTCCTGCTCAACCGGGTCAACGTCTTCGTGGTGGCCTACACGCCGCCGGTGAGCGAGGCCAGCTACTTTCCAGCGGTGGGGGAAATTCTCATCACGGTCGGCCTGATCGCGACCCTGATGTTCATCTACCGTTTCCTGGTCACCCATCTGCCGGTTCTCTCTGCACCGGCCCGGGAGGTGTCTGCATGA
- a CDS encoding 4Fe-4S dicluster domain-containing protein: protein MKLTRRGFFKITGAAGAAATVSRAYAAKASPAPEDPFGCLVDLTRCIGCRKCEDACNRVNDLPPPARSFEDPTVLNRPRRPDEKAFTVVNRYFPGQRDASNQLVPTFVKIQCMHCQEPACASACIVGALTKKENGAVHYDVTRCIGCRYCMVACPFEIPAYEYHDPITPRVMKCTFCFERISEAGGLPGCAEICPTEAITFGRRKTLLAVAKKRIQDNPARYLQEIYGEKEVGGTSWMYITAVPFEKLGFIDVPDKPTPRLAETIQHSLFAYLWSPIVLYGLLGGIMWASRGNRPHPEDEEGDRR from the coding sequence ATGAAGCTGACACGACGCGGGTTCTTCAAGATCACGGGAGCGGCGGGGGCTGCGGCGACGGTCAGCAGGGCCTACGCCGCCAAGGCCTCGCCGGCACCGGAGGACCCCTTCGGCTGCCTGGTGGACCTCACCCGCTGCATCGGCTGCCGCAAGTGCGAGGACGCCTGCAACCGGGTCAACGACCTGCCGCCGCCCGCGCGCTCCTTCGAGGACCCCACCGTCCTCAACCGCCCGCGGCGCCCCGATGAAAAGGCCTTCACGGTGGTCAACCGCTATTTTCCGGGCCAGCGCGACGCCAGCAACCAACTGGTGCCGACCTTCGTCAAGATCCAGTGCATGCACTGCCAGGAGCCGGCATGCGCCTCGGCGTGCATCGTCGGCGCCCTGACCAAAAAAGAAAACGGCGCGGTGCACTACGACGTGACCCGCTGCATCGGCTGCCGCTACTGCATGGTGGCCTGCCCCTTCGAGATCCCGGCCTACGAATACCACGACCCCATCACCCCGCGGGTGATGAAGTGCACCTTCTGCTTCGAGCGCATCAGCGAGGCGGGCGGCCTGCCGGGCTGCGCCGAGATCTGCCCCACCGAGGCGATCACCTTCGGCCGGCGCAAGACCCTGCTGGCGGTGGCCAAAAAGCGCATCCAGGACAACCCCGCCCGCTACCTCCAGGAGATCTACGGCGAAAAGGAGGTCGGCGGGACCAGCTGGATGTACATCACGGCGGTACCCTTCGAGAAGCTCGGGTTCATCGATGTGCCGGACAAACCCACCCCCCGGCTGGCCGAGACGATTCAGCACAGCCTGTTTGCCTACCTCTGGTCGCCCATCGTGCTCTACGGGCTTCTGGGGGGCATCATGTGGGCCTCCCGCGGGAACCGGCCCCACCCCGAAGACGAGGAAGGAGATCGCCGATGA
- a CDS encoding tetrathionate reductase family octaheme c-type cytochrome yields the protein MSPISNEARCTSCHAGYGWKDDTFDFSDRTRIDCLVCHDTTGTYKKTPTGAGMPDPAVDLVTVAQNVGHSSRKTCGECHFNGGGAEAVKHADMSRQLLQPDRACDVHMGGYDMQCAECHTTRNHRIPGRSSSVPVVEGALNCQDCHGARPHYGNSILDHHLNKHCENIDCNTCHSPVYAKCKPTKVWWDWSKAGDKTRKPRKDKYGMGDYDPKKGEFAWRESAKPVYRWHGGFYKRVLLGDRIDLEAAVTNIAEPVGSIRDPNSKIAPFKIMKGVQPADAKHAHLLVPHLFPRDKEDKTAFWKHFDWQKAITEGMRVAGLPYSGNFKWVETWMYWGVDHEVMPADMALSCVQCHDSLKGERTCDRCHQDSRLIDFKKVAHKGTDFSWMAERGRDVSHLVGTTDYIDFKALGYKGDPIVHGGRFKKLPMGYRPAGQ from the coding sequence ATGAGCCCCATCAGCAACGAGGCTCGTTGCACAAGCTGCCACGCCGGATACGGTTGGAAAGACGACACCTTTGATTTCAGCGACCGGACCCGCATCGACTGCCTGGTCTGCCACGACACCACCGGAACCTACAAAAAGACGCCCACCGGGGCCGGGATGCCCGATCCTGCAGTCGACCTGGTCACGGTCGCCCAGAACGTGGGCCACAGTTCGCGCAAGACCTGCGGCGAATGCCACTTCAACGGCGGGGGGGCCGAGGCCGTCAAGCACGCCGACATGTCGCGCCAGCTGCTGCAGCCCGACCGCGCCTGCGACGTGCACATGGGCGGCTACGACATGCAGTGCGCCGAGTGCCACACCACCCGCAACCACCGCATCCCGGGCCGCAGCTCCTCGGTGCCGGTGGTCGAAGGGGCCCTGAACTGCCAGGACTGCCACGGCGCACGCCCCCACTACGGCAACAGCATCCTGGACCACCACCTCAACAAGCACTGCGAAAACATCGACTGCAACACCTGCCACTCCCCGGTCTACGCCAAGTGCAAGCCCACCAAGGTCTGGTGGGACTGGTCCAAGGCCGGCGACAAGACGCGCAAACCCCGCAAGGACAAGTACGGGATGGGGGACTACGACCCGAAGAAGGGAGAATTCGCCTGGCGGGAGTCCGCCAAGCCGGTCTATCGCTGGCACGGCGGATTCTACAAGCGCGTTCTGCTGGGCGACCGCATTGACCTGGAGGCGGCGGTGACCAATATTGCCGAGCCGGTGGGATCCATCCGCGACCCCAACAGCAAGATCGCGCCGTTTAAGATCATGAAGGGCGTCCAGCCCGCGGACGCCAAGCACGCCCATCTGCTGGTGCCGCATCTCTTTCCCCGGGACAAGGAGGACAAAACCGCCTTCTGGAAACACTTCGACTGGCAAAAGGCCATCACCGAGGGCATGCGGGTTGCCGGCTTGCCCTACAGCGGCAACTTCAAATGGGTGGAGACCTGGATGTACTGGGGCGTGGACCACGAGGTAATGCCCGCGGACATGGCATTGTCCTGCGTCCAATGCCACGACAGTCTCAAGGGCGAGCGCACCTGCGACCGCTGCCACCAGGACAGCCGGCTGATCGACTTCAAGAAGGTGGCTCACAAGGGAACCGACTTTTCCTGGATGGCCGAAAGGGGCCGCGACGTCAGCCACCTGGTGGGCACCACCGACTACATCGACTTCAAGGCCCTGGGCTACAAGGGCGATCCCATCGTCCACGGCGGACGCTTCAAGAAGCTGCCCATGGGTTACAGACCGGCCGGTCAATAG
- a CDS encoding cytochrome c family protein codes for MTKPFSSGRALRFLIALMTVLVAAPAFAAGNPEADELALSPEWKAPNQEEARQRAQEVVPLIEAVVDECQLCRQQRLRDVGLGVKDIVHSYFLLESPIIKKREDHYGPVRFMHTKHAAAIQDCAICHHARPADPSAKETVRCSACHQEAFRTDHPERLGLKAAYHQQCIQCHRDKAKGPVDCAGCHPKNVPDHKELVKLGANPEPWDVTEECLRCHAAAGEDMLATAHWLWKGHSAYTLNQQKKVIHGKGTTAINNF; via the coding sequence ATGACGAAACCATTCTCATCCGGACGGGCGTTGCGGTTCCTGATCGCACTGATGACGGTGCTGGTGGCCGCCCCGGCATTCGCGGCCGGAAACCCGGAGGCCGACGAACTGGCGCTGAGCCCCGAGTGGAAGGCACCGAACCAGGAGGAGGCCCGGCAGCGCGCCCAGGAGGTGGTGCCCTTGATCGAGGCGGTGGTGGACGAGTGCCAGCTCTGCCGCCAGCAGCGGCTGCGGGATGTGGGCCTCGGGGTGAAGGACATCGTTCACAGCTATTTCCTGCTGGAAAGCCCCATCATCAAAAAGCGCGAGGACCACTACGGGCCGGTGCGCTTCATGCACACCAAGCACGCCGCGGCCATCCAGGACTGCGCCATATGCCATCACGCGCGACCCGCCGACCCGTCCGCCAAGGAGACCGTGCGCTGCAGCGCCTGCCACCAGGAGGCCTTCCGCACCGATCATCCCGAGCGGCTGGGGCTCAAGGCGGCCTATCACCAGCAGTGCATCCAATGCCACCGCGACAAGGCCAAGGGGCCGGTGGACTGTGCCGGCTGTCACCCGAAAAATGTGCCGGACCACAAGGAACTGGTCAAACTTGGGGCCAACCCCGAACCCTGGGACGTGACGGAGGAATGCCTGCGCTGCCACGCAGCGGCCGGTGAGGACATGCTGGCCACGGCCCACTGGCTCTGGAAGGGCCATTCGGCTTACACCCTGAACCAGCAGAAGAAGGTCATTCACGGCAAGGGGACGACCGCCATCAACAACTTCTGA